A region from the Negativicutes bacterium genome encodes:
- a CDS encoding prolipoprotein diacylglyceryl transferase gives MGIILGSFNDISVYWYGLIMSIAILLGIAITIKNNSGRINFETLLDLCIVALLTSLVTGRLVFVLNNFVLYKKDLWDILYLWQGGFSIYGAMLGVLISTYCYCKMKKIKYLELADILTPGLMFILIGNQLANFATQEVIGNPSDNRLSVYIEYAFRPPGFEQYDFFQPISLYQVLWLMVVLGLIFYISKNNKYLFEGAIFFISLLLAALGRFILGFYYLGGNNGLQIEQVFLLGIMLFLIVAFSHRLLFSKKK, from the coding sequence ATGGGCATAATTTTAGGTAGTTTTAATGATATTTCAGTTTATTGGTATGGCTTAATAATGAGTATTGCCATATTATTAGGAATAGCGATAACTATAAAAAATAATAGCGGAAGAATAAACTTTGAAACGCTGTTAGACTTGTGCATAGTAGCACTACTTACGAGTTTGGTAACAGGACGATTAGTATTTGTCTTAAATAATTTTGTGTTGTATAAAAAAGACCTTTGGGATATATTGTATTTGTGGCAGGGTGGATTTTCGATATATGGTGCAATGTTAGGGGTATTAATAAGTACATATTGTTATTGTAAAATGAAAAAAATAAAATATCTTGAGTTGGCGGATATCTTGACGCCCGGTTTAATGTTTATTTTAATAGGTAACCAACTGGCTAATTTTGCCACACAAGAAGTAATTGGTAATCCTTCTGATAATCGCCTGTCGGTTTATATTGAATATGCCTTTAGACCACCAGGATTTGAACAATATGATTTTTTTCAACCAATTTCTTTATATCAAGTTTTGTGGCTGATGGTTGTATTAGGATTGATTTTCTATATTTCTAAAAATAACAAATATTTATTTGAGGGTGCGATTTTTTTCATTAGTTTACTATTGGCAGCATTAGGAAGATTTATTCTTGGATTTTATTATCTAGGGGGCAACAATGGGCTGCAAATAGAACAAGTATTTTTGTTAGGAATTATGTTATTTTTAATTGTGGCATTTTCTCATAGGTTATTATTTTCAAAGAAAAAATAA
- a CDS encoding DUF1858 domain-containing protein — protein sequence MLITKEMGIIDIVQKYPQTVEVFRNAGMGCLGCSAARYENLEQGASAHGIDVEALLVELNKVTE from the coding sequence ATGCTTATTACAAAAGAAATGGGTATTATTGATATTGTTCAAAAATATCCTCAAACTGTTGAAGTTTTTCGCAATGCCGGTATGGGTTGCTTAGGTTGCTCTGCTGCCCGTTATGAAAATCTTGAACAAGGCGCATCAGCACATGGGATTGATGTAGAAGCTTTATTAGTAGAATTAAATAAAGTTACTGAATAA